A genomic region of Anaerolineae bacterium contains the following coding sequences:
- a CDS encoding DUF1952 domain-containing protein produces the protein MMSKTHREILLTGLPRWLVEDYLASLGATLQHGEWVHPKGWRAQVEPAPDYQIGSLRVGQVRLRLHGSPQAVQAAWKALEPKLLRAGG, from the coding sequence ATGATGAGCAAAACCCATCGGGAAATCCTGCTCACCGGGCTGCCCCGCTGGCTGGTGGAAGACTACTTGGCCTCCCTGGGGGCGACCCTGCAACACGGCGAATGGGTCCACCCGAAGGGCTGGCGGGCGCAGGTGGAACCGGCACCCGACTACCAGATCGGCTCCCTGCGGGTGGGCCAGGTACGGCTGCGGCTGCATGGTTCACCCCAGGCCGTGCAGGCGGCGTGGAAGGCGCTGGAGCCCAAACTCCTCCGCGCCGGGGGATAA
- a CDS encoding aldehyde ferredoxin oxidoreductase — RYYNNLAGFREGSDYLPERFLKEPSTMPGSEGHVCELEQMLEEYYQVRGWENGVVPESKLKELGIS, encoded by the coding sequence CGGTATTACAACAACCTGGCCGGGTTCCGTGAGGGGAGCGATTATCTGCCTGAGCGCTTCTTGAAGGAACCTTCCACCATGCCTGGCTCAGAAGGGCATGTGTGTGAGTTGGAGCAGATGCTTGAGGAGTACTACCAGGTCCGCGGTTGGGAGAACGGCGTGGTGCCGGAGAGCAAACTGAAGGAGTTGGGCATCTCGTAG